The Schizosaccharomyces pombe strain 972h- genome assembly, chromosome: I genome contains a region encoding:
- the med20 gene encoding mediator complex subunit Med20, which yields MPVHGVIYYSSPSMATFLSPAQDNLVRTYFAQHLKKWVVQYKLYRNAVTPKTLEFLKQNINPSMLACVDEATMIDAEPELEDIIVRTKLWNFRQSFTIEGSIYEVGSFKVAIANVLQKSVWKGILFHVTYDGTESVDLARPIIQEFFLKCFLQNNKSVTPVYESFFNQPRHSLDSKLLLQLFKQRIDTVSQRT from the exons ATGCCTGTTCACGG agttatttattattcatCGCCTTCAATGGCGACGTTCCTTTCTCCAGCACAGGATAATCTGGTTAGGACCTACTTTGCACAACATTTAA AAAAATGGGTAGTTCAGTATAAACTTTACAGAAATGCTGTCACTCCAAAAACtttagaatttttgaagcaaaaCATTAATCCCAGCATGCTGGCGTGTGTGGATGAAGCGACAATGATTGATGCAGAACCTGAACTTGAGGACATCATTGTGCGAACGAAATTATGGAATTTTCGGCAGTCCTTTACTATTGAAGGTTCAATATATGAAGTAGGGAGCTTTAAAGTGGCTATTGCCAACGTTTTACAAAAGTCCGTTTGGAAGGGTATACTTTTTCATGTAACTTACGATGGTACTGAGTCCGTCGATCTCGCACGCCCTATTATTCAAGAATTCTTTCTTAAATgctttttacaaaataataaatcgGTAACCCCTGTCTATGAAAGCTTCTTTAACCAGCCTCGTCATTCTTTGGATTCAAAACTTCTACTACAGTTGTTTAAACAACGCATTGATACCGTTTCACAACGCACatag
- the dma1 gene encoding mitotic spindle checkpoint ubiquitin ligase Dma1, whose protein sequence is MTKSVEGYLKEQELAAETDSEKDDDKISIRLTNFVGPNAHSFSFDPLVRYWNRKQNNLPIYIGRYTERYNGGDVSAIVFRSKVVSRRHAQIFYENNTWYIQDMGSSSGTFLNHVRLSPPSKTSKPYPISNNDILQLGADYRGGHEVNYRCVRARVELNNSWKIKLSPYNLNEFKRMQELVLCGSSESGPPECCICLMPVLPCQALFVAPCSHSYHYKCIRPTLNESHPYFSCFICRKYHDLEAPVEEGDESLNDLLRNATVKDDASE, encoded by the coding sequence atgacAAAATCTGTTGAGGGATACCTCAAAGAACAGGAACTTGCCGCTGAGACTGATTCTGAAAAGGACGACGATAAAATATCAATTCGTTTAACTAACTTTGTCGGTCCCAATGCAcattctttctcttttgatCCGTTAGTTCGCTACTGGAACCGCAAGCAAAATAATCTACCCATTTACATAGGAAGATACACAGAGCGATACAACGGCGGTGATGTTTCTGCTATTGTCTTCCGTTCCAAAGTTGTGAGTAGAAGGCATgcacaaatattttatgaaAACAATACTTGGTACATTCAAGATATGGGTTCTAGTTCTGGTACATTTTTGAACCATGTTCGTTTATCACCGCCGTCAAAAACGAGTAAGCCTTATCCCATCTCGAACAACGACATATTACAACTTGGGGCGGATTATAGAGGAGGTCATGAAGTCAACTATCGTTGTGTTCGTGCCCGAGTTGAGCTAAACAACTCTTGGAAAATTAAGCTTAGTCCTTACAACCTTAACGAATTCAAAAGAATGCAAGAACTGGTGTTATGCGGATCTTCTGAATCGGGTCCTCCGGAATGTTGTATATGTCTTATGCCTGTTTTACCTTGTCAAGCATTGTTCGTTGCACCTTGTTCTCACTCTTATCACTATAAATGCATACGCCCAACCCTAAACGAAAGTCACCCATACTTCAGTTGCTTTATATGTAGAAAATATCATGATTTGGAGGCTCCTGTTGAAGAAGGTGACGAAAGTCTAAATGACCTTCTACGAAATGCAACGGTAAAAGACGATGCATCTGAGTAA
- the shg1 gene encoding Set1C complex subunit Shg1 — protein sequence MDRDVTLNVDELVSKFKKEGHFDRLRKQILETVNEKESGPLLDRLKKIIDEEMVKDRTLKSKDQFRAAPLIAGAVDRSSLYEDSMEHIRSNVLSDQDLREVIYNSLEQIGIEQIEHEDEEKLLNSKTMDGRK from the exons ATGGATAGGGATGTAACACTTAATGTTGATGAACTTGTAtctaaatttaaaaaagaaggacaTTTTGATCGCCTTCGAAAACAAATTCTAGAAACAGTAAATGAAAAG GAATCAGGGCCTTTATTAGATCGgctgaaaaaaatcattgatgaagaaatggTGAAAGATCGCACACTCAAAAGTAAAGACCAGTTTAGGGCTGCTCCTTTAATTGCAGGTGCCGTAGATAG ATCTTCATTGTATGAAGATAGCATGGAACACATCCGAAGCAATGTTTTATCTGATCAAGATTTGAGGGAAGTTATTTATAATTCTCTTGAACAAATAGGGATTGAACAAATAGAGCATgaggatgaagaaaaattgctGAATAGTAAAACCATGGATGGGCGCAAATGA
- the mst2 gene encoding histone acetyltransferase Mst2 codes for MPATILKSTASSKTLLIIKFDTNSSRYPFYKKHLLELNSESTFLGLLTKGQADTSITRLNQDDVRLFEKAKTVADRTKDVAYSFSDPILSTQLRTPPPQPTSIRYLYFGTYRIKPWYTSPYPEEYSCAKNLYICESCLKYMNSDHVLQRHKMKCSWSYPPGDEIYRDKNISIFEVDGQRQPIYCQNLCLLAKMFLHSKMLYYDVEPFLFYVLTEFDGQECKVIGYFSKEKRSASDYNVSCILTLPIYQRRGYGVFLIDFSYLLTQVEGKLGSPEKPLSDLGLVTYRSYWKMRVAKALLEITTPISINAIAKSTSMVCDDVISTLESLSVFKYDPLKKKYVLQLKRDELENVYKAWNIKHPQRVNPKLLRWTPYLGEEQISNLLLKENILIPLPQKRLLDNSHHLDSV; via the exons ATGCCGGCGACTATTTTGAAATCCACAGCCAGTTCAAAGACtttgttaataataaaGTTTGATACAAACTCCTCCAGATATCCATTTTATAAGAAACATTTATTAGAGTTAAATTCGGAAAGTACTTTTTTGGGTCTATTAACTAAAGGGCAAGCTGACACATCGATTACGAGACTCAACCAAGACGATGTGAGGCtgtttgaaaaagcaaagacAGTAGCAGATAGGACAAAGGATGTGGCTTATTCATTTTCCGATCCTATTTTATCTACACAGTTGCGAACGCCTCCACCACAACCAACCTCCATTCGATACCTCTATTTTGGTACTTACCGGATAAAACCATGGTATACATCACCGTATCCAGAGGAGTATAGCTgtgcaaaaaatttatatatatgcGAATCTTGTTTAAAGTATATGAACAGTGATCATGTACTACAAAGGCACAAG ATGAAATGCTCATGGAGTTATCCACCAGGAGATGAAATATATCGGGATAAGAAtatatcaatttttgaagttgatGGTCAACGGCAACCG ATATATTGTCAAAATTTATGTCTTCTAGCAAAGATGTTTCTTCATTCAAAAATGCTGTACTATGACGTTGAACCGTTTCTTTTCTATGTATTGACTGAATTTGATGGCCAAGAATGCAAAGTTATTGGATATTTCAGTAAAGAGAAACGCTCGGCTTCTGATTATAACGTTTCCTGTATATTAACATTACCCATTTACCAACGCCGAGGATATGGTGTCTTTTTGATTGATTTTAGTTATTTACTTACACAGGTAGAAGGTAAGCTTGGATCACCTGAAAAGCCACTTTCAGATTTAGGCCTCGTTACGTACCGAAGCTATTGGAAAATGAGAGTAGCCAAAGCTCTATTGGAAATCACAACACCGATTAGCATAAATGCTATCGCCAAATCAACATCTATGGTATGCGACGATGTTATATCCACATTGGAATCGTTATCTGTATTTAAGTATGATCCgctcaaaaagaaatatgtATTACAACTGAAACGGGATGAACTTGAGAATGTTTATAAAGCTTGGAATATCAAACACCCTCAAAGAGTAAATCCAAAACTTCTAAGATGGACGCCATATCTCGGAGAAGAGCAGATATCTAACCTTTTacttaaagaaaatatacttATTCCTCTACCTCAAAAGCGTCTATTAGATAACTCTCATCATCTGGATTCCGTTTag
- the sec3 gene encoding exocyst complex subunit Sec3 produces the protein MASNPNAVEQEILQAVNSAQTTDKRKAHEQSLAYLPVEEERGVNVVGSKMKPRYIALTCDDVTRIFYIHRLKVNDKGGMTVVKSWPLFELQNITVINDHDVTMTINKPHLLRTQDTSARDRFVFSVAKNYMYYMGRPLSVTTTDGRKVDWAYRNSFADNKPNLYPAKSLAIPKARSSLPENSSEQVSSSFNSRVAHNRNFSDGPIVTNLETDQPRIEKKLTIDSSRSAKKKLSVEKERRFSDNKPSSNVSRGTPSSAHSDVIEISSSSAIARTSGDRKDDVLFDTSTQRRDNQTREMFIQEQAQLFPSKPSLRKTTRREQAPSFNSGTSSSERGKNSISGSYEKNTALALEAGKYNMSQKDVKLSSSLESNTFASDFSKVDRDATQAALSSSLETPSVLTSSYKPSSSSKVSAKSVSRKPTGAPAIPKLPPKHPSRQPTVRATPSTGKQIEPPNDEPSIGNELLPLFESLRFENRKTTSKPKAKKTLVTSIPTKPHQASVEKVYDLNSKINLKNIPEQSISRLSTLKWNEGTTIKDVLKQTEFSFDGAIISSVENLAEEEIELQNIKSQLQDCALGCESINSTINLFSLELSTALNGVINIEQQPSRR, from the coding sequence ATGGCTTCTAACCCTAATGCCGTTGAACAAGAAATTCTACAAGCTGTCAATTCGGCTCAAACTACCGATAAACGGAAAGCTCATGAGCAATCATTAGCATATCTTCCGGTGGAGGAAGAAAGAGGAGTTAATGTTGTTGGCTCAAAGATGAAACCCCGCTACATTGCTTTGACTTGTGATGATGTGACtcgtattttttatatacacAGATTGAAAGTAAATGATAAAGGCGGAATGACAGTCGTGAAATCCTGGCCTTTATTTGAGTTGCAGAATATTACTGTAATTAATGATCATGATGTTACTATGACAATAAACAAGCCACATTTGTTGCGAACTCAGGACACTTCTGCTCGCGAtcgatttgttttttctgttGCTAAAAATTATATGTACTATATGGGCAGGCCGCTTTCAGTGACTACGACTGATGGCCGCAAAGTGGACTGGGCCTATCGTAATTCCTTTGCTGATAACAAACCTAATCTCTATCCTGCAAAGAGCCTAGCTATTCCTAAAGCAAGGTCATCATTACCTGAAAATTCTTCAGAACAAGTTTCCTCATCTTTTAACTCTCGAGTCGCACATAACCGTAATTTTTCGGACGGCCCAATTGTTACCAATTTAGAAACGGATCAGCCTCGCATCGAGAAGAAGCTCACTATTGATTCTTCTCGATCAGCCAAAAAGAAGTTGAgtgttgaaaaagaaagacgGTTTTCTGACAATAAGCCTTCTTCCAACGTTTCCCGGGGGACCCCATCATCTGCCCATAGTGATGTTATAGAAATTTCAAGTTCTTCTGCCATTGCAAGGACTTCAGGAGACCGAAAAGATGATGTCTTATTCGATACTTCAACTCAAAGACGAGATAATCAAACACGGGAAATGTTTATTCAAGAACAAGCTCAATTGTTTCCATCTAAACCTTCTTTACGTAAAACTACTCGTCGTGAACAAGCACCCTCATTTAACAGTGGAACGAGTTCTTCGGAAAGGGGTAAGAATAGCATCAGTGGTTCTTACGAGAAAAATACAGCTTTGGCACTAGAAGCTGGTAAGTATAATATGTCTCAAAAAGACGTGAAACTAAGCTCTTCTTTGGAGTCAAACACATTTGCTAGCGATTTTAGTAAAGTGGATCGTGATGCTACCCAGGCAGCTTTATCTTCTAGCTTAGAAACTCCTTCAGTATTAACGTCATCTTACAAGCCTTCCAGTTCGTCTAAAGTATCAGCAAAGTCTGTTTCTCGAAAACCAACAGGAGCACCGGCTATTCCTAAATTACCTCCAAAGCACCCGTCCCGTCAGCCAACTGTTCGGGCAACTCCTTCGACTGGTAAACAAATCGAACCACCAAACGACGAGCCTTCTATAGGAAATGAACTTCTTCCcctttttgaaagtttgcgctttgaaaatagaaaaaccACTTCCAAGCCAAAAGCCAAGAAAACTCTTGTTACTTCCATTCCGACTAAACCGCACCAAGCTTCTGTTGAAAAAGTTTACGATCTTAACTCAAAAATCAACCTCAAAAACATTCCGGAGCAAAGCATTTCTCGTCTTTCCACTTTGAAGTGGAATGAAGGTACAACTATAAAAGATGTATTGAAACAAACAGAATTTTCGTTTGATGGAGCTATCATAAGCAGTGTGGAAAACCTtgctgaagaagaaatcgAATTGCAAAACATTAAGAGCCAACTTCAAGATTGTGCTTTAGGTTGTGAGTCTATCAATTCAACCATCAACTTATTTTCCCTAGAGTTGTCTACTGCATTAAATGGCGTCATTAATATAGAGCAACAACCAAGCCGTAGATGA
- the yaf9 gene encoding NuA4 and Swr1 complex YEATS family subunit Yaf9: protein MAPNTRVSKCQISRPILVGNDAKPLTKEEKEKAPTDHTHTWRIFVEGVDGEDISKWVRKVVFKLHDTYNNPTRTIESPPFEVIETGWGEFDIMVRIFFAPEAHEKALTFYHHLKLHPYGPRMEEMKASGGLVESVQYEEIVFNEPFEYTYKLLSQNPIGDGHGLAVESEPDHPFSQQLEQDEADKLDFAIQEVKKTIEMYKQQVQSLQGQKSSTPVE, encoded by the coding sequence ATGGCACCTAATACACGAGTGAGCAAATGCCAAATATCAAGACCAATCCTAGTTGGCAACGATGCCAAACCATTGACCAAAGAGGAGAAAGAGAAGGCCCCTACTGATCACACTCATACTTGGCGAATTTTTGTTGAAGGGGTGGATGGAGAagatatttcaaaatggGTTAGAAAGgttgttttcaaattgcATGATACGTACAACAATCCAACACGTACCATAGAGTCTCCTCCTTTTGAAGTAATCGAAACTGGTTGGGGTGAATTTGACATAATGGTACGCATTTTCTTCGCCCCTGAAGCACATGAAAAAGCCTTAACATTTTATCACCATCTAAAGCTTCATCCCTACGGTCCTCGCATGGAAGAAATGAAGGCTTCTGGTGGTTTGGTCGAATCTGTACAGTatgaagaaattgttttcaacGAACCTTTTGAATACACGTATAAATTGCTTTCTCAAAATCCAATCGGAGATGGCCATGGTTTAGCTGTTGAATCAGAGCCCGATCATCCATTTTCACAGCAACTTGAACAGGATGAAGCTGATAAACTTGATTTTGCCATCCAGGAggttaaaaaaactattgaAATGTATAAGCAACAAGTTCAATCCCTCCAAGGCCAAAAAAGCTCCACACCTGTCGAATAG
- the ilv3 gene encoding dihydroxy-acid dehydratase gives MMFCKLLRCQNGIASKRAALSLKGFKTSSINLVEKKLNKYSETITGPKSQGASQAMLYATGLNEEDMKKPQVGIASCWYEGNPCNMHLLDLGRRVKEGVKKAGLTGFQFNTIGVSDGISMGTTGMRYSLQSREIIADSIETVMQGQWYDANVSIPGCDKNMPGCLIAMGRFNRPSIMVYGGSIRAGHSPCQNNAPIDIVSAFQSYGEFITGKIDEPTRHDIIRHACPGGGACGGMYTANTMASCAEAMGMTLPGSSSYLAGSPEKFAECEAAGSAIKRLLVDDIKPRDIMTRSAFENAMVLTMTLGGSTNSVLHLIAIAKSVGITLTLDDFQAVSNRTPFIADMKPSGKYVMEDLFAIGGIPSVLKYLHAEGLIDGSNITVTGKTLAENLRGFKDLAEGQKIIRPLSNPIKTEGHLRVLRGSLAPEGSVAKITGKEGLNFTGKARVFDAENDFIAALERGEFKKGEKTVVIIRFEGPKGGPGMPEMLKPSSAIMGAGLGKDVALLTDGRFSGGSHGFLIGHVDPEAQVGGPIALVQDGDVIEINAVKNTLDLMVDEKEMARRRSVWKAPPLKYQQGTLLKYARNVSTASKGAVTDSLE, from the coding sequence atGATGTTCTGCAAGCTTCTCCGTTGTCAAAACGGTATTGCTAGCAAAAGAGCTGCATTAAGCCTAAAAGGCTTTAAAACCTCTTCGATCAATTTAGTCgagaagaaattgaacaaGTATAGTGAAACAATCACTGGTCCGAAGTCTCAGGGTGCTTCCCAAGCTATGTTATATGCTACTGGACTTAATGAGGAGGACATGAAAAAACCCCAAGTCGGCATTGCTAGTTGTTGGTATGAAGGAAATCCTTGCAATATGCATTTACTTGATCTCGGTCGACGAGTGAAAGAAGGTGTCAAAAAGGCTGGATTGACCGGATTCCAGTTTAATACTATTGGTGTTAGTGATGGTATTTCTATGGGTACTACTGGTATGCGTTATAGTTTGCAATCTCGTGAGATTATTGCAGACTCCATTGAGACCGTCATGCAAGGTCAATGGTATGATGCCAACGTCTCTATTCCTGGCTGTGACAAAAACATGCCTGGTTGTTTAATCGCTATGGGAAGATTCAACCGCCCTAGTATTATGGTTTACGGCGGTAGTATTCGTGCTGGTCACTCTCCTTGTCAGAACAATGCACCCATCGATATTGTTTCTGCTTTTCAATCCTATGGTGAATTTATCACAGGAAAAATTGATGAGCCAACCCGTCATGACATTATTCGTCATGCATGTCCTGGAGGTGGTGCTTGTGGTGGTATGTATACTGCAAATACAATGGCTAGCTGTGCCGAAGCTATGGGTATGACATTACCCGGTTCTTCTTCTTACCTTGCTGGCTCACCTGAGAAGTTTGCAGAATGCGAAGCTGCAGGTAGTGCTATAAAGCGACTTTTGGTTGACGACATTAAACCTCGCGACATCATGACACGTTctgcttttgaaaatgctaTGGTCTTGACGATGACTCTTGGTGGCTCTACCAACTCTGTTCTTCATTTGATCGCAATTGCTAAGTCTGTTGGTATCACTTTAACTTTGGATGATTTCCAAGCCGTCAGTAACCGTACACCGTTTATTGCCGATATGAAGCCTAGCGGGAAGTACGTTATGGAAGATTTGTTCGCTATCGGAGGTATTCCTTCAGTACTTAAATATCTCCATGCTGAAGGTCTCATCGATGGTTCTAATATTACCGTTACTGGTAAAACTCTCGCTGAGAACCTACGAGGATTCAAGGACCTTGCCGAAGGTCAAAAGATCATTAGACCTTTGAGCAACCCCATCAAGACCGAGGGTCATTTACGTGTCCTCCGTGGTTCTTTAGCCCCTGAAGGTTCTGTCGCAAAGATTACTGGCAAAGAGGGCTTGAACTTCACCGGCAAAGCTCGTGTTTTTGATGCCGAAAACGATTTTATTGCTGCCTTAGAGCGTGGTGAGTTCAAGAAGGGCGAGAAGACTGTCGTCATTATTCGTTTTGAGGGACCAAAAGGTGGACCTGGTATGCCGGAAATGTTAAAGCCTTCAAGTGCTATTATGGGAGCTGGTCTTGGAAAGGATGTTGCACTTTTGACTGACGGTCGTTTCAGTGGTGGCTCTCACGGATTTTTGATTGGACACGTTGATCCCGAAGCACAAGTTGGAGGCCCTATTGCTCTTGTTCAGGACGGCGATGTCATTGAAATCAATGCTGTAAAGAACACTTTAGATTTGATGGTTGATGAGAAGGAGATGGCGAGACGCCGCAGTGTTTGGAAGGCACCTCCTTTGAAGTACCAACAAGGAACCCTTTTAAAATATGCTCGCAACGTTAGCACTGCCTCCAAGGGTGCTGTTACAGATTCCTTAGAGTAA
- the gdt2 gene encoding GDT1-like protein, with the protein MKNPIKWAIIAVLLSTVVAKKIVGEGMADVSAIKHPEEVHPTNRDFLRSLIFSISMIFGCEIGDKTFIVAALLAFENSRLTVFAGSYSALFIMTLLGVLLGHAAPLLFPRKLTDILGGVLFVIFGIKMLMEAKEVMDSKESMSDEFQNVRNEIAANGPIDQLLEEGAAPSHYTGHRSRSGHTLMSQLKSKGRNVMATLFSPLFIKAFALTFVSEWGDRSQIATIAMAASDNVYGVFMGANVGHACCTALAVISGKYISTKIKVHKVMFIGGILFIAFGLVYFYQGFF; encoded by the exons ATGAAAAATCCAATAAAATGGGCGATTATAGCGGTTTTGCTGTCAACCGTCGTGGCT aaaaaaatcgttGGCGAAGGTATGGCAGACGTGTCAGCTATCAAACATCCAGAGGAAGTGCACCCAACAAACCGTGACTTTCTTAGGAGTTTGATCTTCTCTATATCTATGATTTTTGGTTGTGAAATAGGAGACAAGACTTTCATCGTAGCTGCTCTTTTGGCCTTTGAAAACTCTCGATTAACTGTTTTTGCTGGGTCATACTCAGCTCTATTCATCATGACATTATTAGGAGTACTTCTTGGGCACGCCGCTCCATTACTTTTTCCTAGAAAGTTAACGGACATTCTGGGAGGTGTCCTTTTTGtgatttttggaattaaAATGCTTATGGAAGCGAAGGAAGTTATGGATTCTAAAGAATCCATGTCTGACGAATTTCAGAACGTCCGCAACGAAATAGCTGCTAATGGCCCCATCGACCAATTGTTGGAGGAAGGGGCAGCACCTTCCCACTACACTGGTCACAGGTCTCGCTCTGGACATACTTTAATGTCGCAATTAAAATCAAAGGGACGGAACGTTATGGCTACCCTGTTTTCtcctttatttataaaGGCGTTTGCACTTACCTTTGTTAGTGAATGGGGAGATCGCTCCCAAATCGCTACTATTGCAATGGCTGCTAGTGATAATGTTTACGGTGTATTCATGGGGGCTAATGTTGGTCATGCTTGCTGTACAGCTTTGGCAGTTATTTCTggaaaatatatttctaCCAAGATAAAGGTTCATAAAGTCATGTTCATTGGAGGAATACTCTTTATTGCATTTGGAttggtttatttttatcaaggctttttttaa
- the imt3 gene encoding mannosyltransferase Imt3, with protein MNKILFYFFFFLTLILSATVYLFGGPMMLFFINYKTDLLKVDDVYNHEIYSNQSAAIPKIIHQTWKTNEIPEKWVGAQKSCIDLHPDYEYVLWTDESMREFIATDYPWFLTQYDSYPYNIERADVVRYFILYKYGGIYLDLDVGCNRTLDPLLHYPAWVRRTSPSGISNNVMGFAKGHPFLLQVVRNLPRFAFNYHFPYLTVMYSTGPLFLSIIWSAWRKLPDAEAWHHIWVMVPELYEKSHHAFFEIYEGSSWHDSDAGFVFYMLHHWAIFTFLGFLTFFIVVYFIFGYALKPAARVSRTGRRVFSSPFSKTSPSRWKIFHRFTSSNEKYDQTRSDSLPFMSDYDLESQTQSHSP; from the coding sequence ATGAacaaaatacttttttacttttttttctttttgacaCTAATTCTTTCCGCTACTGTTTATCTTTTTGGAGGTCCAATGATGCTgttctttattaattataaGACAGACCTTCTTAAAGTTGATGACGTTTATAATCatgaaatttattcaaaCCAGTCTGCTGCTATTCCTAAAATTATACATCAGACTTGGAAAACCAACGAAATTCCGGAAAAATGGGTTGGTGCCCAGAAAAGTTGCATTGATCTACATCCTGATTATGAATATGTATTGTGGACTGATGAATCCATGAGGGAGTTTATTGCTACTGATTATCCTTGGTTTTTGACTCAATATGATTCTTATCCTTACAATATTGAACGGGCTGATGTCGTTCGATACTTTATTCTTTACAAATACGGTGGAATATATTTGGATTTGGATGTTGGTTGTAATCGAACCCTTGATCCCTTATTGCATTATCCAGCATGGGTGAGGAGAACTTCCCCAAGTGGGATTAGCAATAATGTAATGGGATTTGCTAAAGGGCATCCATTTCTTTTACAGGTGGTCAGAAACCTACCTAGATTCGCGTTTAATTACCACTTCCCTTACCTAACCGTAATGTATTCGACTGGTCCATTGTTCTTGTCGATAATATGGAGTGCTTGGCGGAAGCTTCCAGATGCCGAAGCTTGGCATCATATTTGGGTGATGGTTCCCGAATTGTATGAAAAGAGCCACCatgcattttttgaaatttatgaagGTTCATCATGGCACGATAGTGACGCTGGATTTGTATTCTATATGTTGCATCACTGGGCcatttttacatttcttGGTTTTTTGACGTTTTTCATTGttgtatattttatatttggCTATGCTTTGAAGCCTGCCGCTCGTGTCTCCCGCACTGGTCGACGGGTATTTTCATCTCCGTTTTCTAAGACATCTCCGTCCCGTTGGAAGATTTTCCATCGTTTCACTTCTTCCAATGAAAAGTATGACCAAACTCGTTCTGATTCTTTACCTTTCATGTCTGATTATGATTTGGAATCGCAAACTCAAAGTCACAGTCCCTAA